One stretch of Bombina bombina isolate aBomBom1 chromosome 7, aBomBom1.pri, whole genome shotgun sequence DNA includes these proteins:
- the LOC128667220 gene encoding E3 ubiquitin/ISG15 ligase TRIM25-like — translation MATADLREELTCPICLSLYTDPVNLSCGHNFCLGCIESVLGTQEGSGVYSCPECRETFTKKPKLQRNIALCNVVKHLQITQPEQKDTGVLCTYCVHSPVPAAKSCLMCEASLCDTHLRVHSKSEEHVLTEPTTSWGNRKCSKHKKLLEYYCTEDDVCICVSCSLAGEHRGHQVELLNEASEKKKKKLRNVLQKLTTKREKTEKRVQSLQEHRRGVQEKAAGVTERLTTLIRDIRKQLEDLEKRVLSDITRQQEQVLLPISDLIQQLEKEKDELTRKMSHIEELYNMTDPLTVLQEQESHRDDFCGAEKGDNEVTQRGDKQVPAGGDLDEGLISVTLYRGLADIVTDVKREIYVQVTSDLLLHINTAYNNVIVSGDLKTVSWSLISQQRPGTPERFTDYPQVLSTRSFSSGRHYWEVQISESGFWRVGVCYTSMGRGGDWSEIGENNKSWCLCSDYKDLYMRHNNINTSLHPPLSCDTVGILLDYEAGRLTFYELCDRIRHLRTVTVTFTEPLHAAFGVWYNGAWVRILR, via the coding sequence ATGGCGACTGCTGATCTGAGAGAGGAGCTAACCTGCCCCATCTGCCTGAGCCTTTATACAGATCCTGTAAATCTCAGCTGTGGCCATAACTTCTGCCTGGGCTGTATTGAGAGTGTACTGGGTACCCAGGAGGGGTCTGGGGTTTATTCCTGTCCTGAGTGCAGAGAAACTTTTACTAAGAAACCTAAACTGCAGAGGAACATAGCGCTGTGTAATGTAGTGAAGCATTTACAGATTACTCAGCCAGAGCAAAAAGACACTGGGGTCCTCTGCACTTACTGTGTTCACTCTCCTGTACCTGCTGCTAAATCATGTCTGATGTGTGAGGCTTCTCTGTGTGACACCCACCTGAGGGTACACAGCAAGTCTGAGGAACACGTCTTAACTGAACCcaccacttcctggggtaacagaaaatgctccaagcACAAGAAGCTCCTggaatattactgcactgaggatgatgtctgtatctgtgtgtcctgctccctggccggagagcacaggggacaccaggtggagctgctgaatgaggcttctgagaagaagaaaaagaaactgagaaatgttctgcagaaactgaccacaaagagagagaagactgagaaaagagtccagagtctgcaggagcacaggagaggggtgcaagagaaagcagctggtgtaacagagcgaCTCACTACCCTGATTAGAGACAttaggaaacagctggaagacctagagaagcgagtcctgagtgacatcacccggcagcaggagcaggttttactcccaatctctgatctgatccagcagctggaaaaagagaaggacgagctgaccaggaagatgagtcacattgaggagctgtacaacatgactgacccattaactgtcctacaagaacaggaatcacacagagatgacttTTGTGGTGCTGAGAAGGGAGATAATGAGGTCACACAGAGAGGTGATAAACAGGTCCCTGCTGGGGGGGATTTAGATGAGGGTCTGATCTCAGTGACCTTATACAGAGGTTTAGCTGATATTGTGACTGATGTAAAGAGAGAGATCTATGTGCAGGTGACATCAGACTTATTACTGCATATAAACACAgcttataataatgttattgtaTCAGGTGACCTGAAAACTGTATCCTGGTCACTTATAAGCCAGCAGCGACCAggaacaccagagagatttacagaTTATCCTCAGGTATTAAGCACCAGGAGCTTTTCCTCAGGACGACATTACTGGGAAGTGCAGATCAGTGAATCAGGGTTCTGGCGTGTAGGGGTTTGTTATACCAGTATGGGGAGGGGAGGAGATTGGTCTGAGATAGGAGAGAATAACAAGTCCTGGTGTTTGTGTAGTGATTATAAAGATCTTTACATGAGACATAACAATATAAACACCTCATTAcacccccctctatcatgtgacacagTAGGAATACTGCTGGACTATGAGGCTGGGCGTCTGACCTTTTATGAGCTGTGTGACCGGATCAGACACTTACGCACCGTCACTGTCACCTTCACTGAGCCTCTTCATGCTGCATTCGGTGTATGGTAtaatggtgcctgggtgagaatcctgcgctag